One Sodalis praecaptivus DNA segment encodes these proteins:
- the flgA gene encoding flagellar basal body P-ring formation chaperone FlgA, producing MNMTSGAGAQGQNDAGQRGDTPYGMASLPPLPTWCDGAVRFHPPGGTTTLPAMLPHALGHRLRQSIMPLRRLSAVTPQPAALSHAQRGRPRRRVLRRALAGVLLLCATQAVAEDALTARLTTFMQRQFSPAPLSLRVQVVTPAERRLTCAEPLFSLPSRTRVMGNLSLRMVCGGQTRFLQVVVQVTDRYLVAARPIAARQTLTDDDIDWRTGRLDLLPVPPLRDRSAASGSVSERIIGSGQPLTAAMLRRAWLIRSGQRVTVIAGGDGFALHSAGKALGNGAANDAIKVKMDSGQQVSGTVTTAGQVRVVL from the coding sequence ATGAACATGACGTCAGGCGCCGGCGCGCAAGGTCAGAACGACGCAGGACAACGCGGAGATACGCCCTACGGCATGGCGTCCCTCCCCCCTCTGCCGACCTGGTGCGATGGCGCGGTGCGGTTCCATCCGCCAGGCGGCACGACGACTCTGCCGGCCATGTTGCCTCACGCGCTGGGTCACAGGCTGCGACAGTCGATAATGCCATTGCGTAGGCTTAGCGCCGTGACGCCACAGCCTGCCGCGCTGTCGCATGCGCAGCGCGGCAGGCCACGACGGCGTGTGCTGCGACGCGCGCTGGCCGGCGTGCTGTTGCTCTGCGCCACACAGGCCGTCGCCGAAGATGCGTTGACCGCGCGACTGACGACGTTTATGCAGCGCCAGTTTAGTCCGGCGCCGCTGTCGCTGCGGGTGCAGGTGGTGACGCCCGCCGAACGGCGGCTAACCTGCGCGGAGCCGCTTTTTTCCCTGCCTTCGCGTACCCGCGTGATGGGCAATCTCAGTCTACGCATGGTATGCGGCGGCCAGACGCGTTTCCTCCAGGTTGTGGTGCAGGTGACCGACCGCTATTTGGTGGCGGCGCGGCCCATTGCGGCGCGCCAGACGCTTACCGATGACGACATCGACTGGCGCACCGGCCGGTTGGATCTGCTGCCGGTACCGCCATTGCGCGATCGGAGTGCGGCCAGCGGCAGCGTCAGCGAGCGCATTATCGGCAGCGGTCAGCCGCTGACCGCCGCCATGCTGCGGCGCGCCTGGCTCATCCGCTCGGGACAAAGGGTCACCGTCATCGCCGGCGGCGACGGGTTCGCGCTGCACAGCGCAGGCAAAGCGCTGGGCAACGGCGCCGCCAACGACGCTATCAAGGTAAAAATGGATTCCGGCCAACAGGTCAGCGGCACGGTCACCACCGCCGGACAGGTGCGCGTCGTATTATAA
- the cheZ gene encoding protein phosphatase CheZ, with amino-acid sequence MTTPMDISDANGTDIIARIGQLTRMLRTSLRELGLEQAIAQAAEAIPDARDRLDYVVQMTAQAAERALNCVEAAQPRQTALEQGARALTARWDAWFAEPMPLEHARELVDETRQYLAGVPAHTAFTHAQLLEIMMAQDFQDLTGQVIKRMMDVVQEIEKQLLMVLLENMPEKPAQPRDSERLLNGPQMDHSAAGVVANQDQVDDLLDSLGF; translated from the coding sequence ATGACGACCCCAATGGATATCTCAGACGCTAACGGCACGGATATCATCGCCCGTATCGGTCAGTTGACCCGCATGCTGCGCACCAGTCTGCGCGAGCTGGGGCTGGAGCAGGCGATCGCGCAGGCGGCCGAGGCCATCCCCGATGCGCGTGACCGGCTGGATTACGTGGTGCAAATGACCGCCCAGGCGGCCGAACGGGCGCTGAACTGCGTAGAGGCGGCGCAGCCGCGCCAAACCGCGCTTGAGCAGGGCGCGCGCGCGCTCACCGCGCGCTGGGATGCGTGGTTCGCCGAGCCGATGCCGCTAGAGCACGCCCGCGAGCTGGTGGATGAAACGCGCCAGTATCTGGCCGGCGTACCGGCGCATACCGCCTTTACCCACGCTCAGCTGCTGGAAATAATGATGGCGCAGGATTTCCAGGATCTGACCGGCCAGGTGATAAAACGCATGATGGATGTGGTGCAGGAAATTGAAAAACAGCTGCTGATGGTACTGCTGGAAAACATGCCCGAGAAGCCGGCCCAGCCGCGGGATAGCGAGCGGCTGCTTAACGGACCGCAGATGGATCATAGCGCCGCCGGCGTGGTGGCGAATCAGGATCAGGTGGACGACCTGCTCGATAGCCTCGGCTTTTGA
- the flgB gene encoding flagellar basal body rod protein FlgB, whose amino-acid sequence MLDKLDDLMRFQQEALNLRAQRQNIIAANIANADTPGYQARDIDFSAELSKALTQGRASGETLSLTTTSSRHIAAASTTEPATELLYRIPDQPAMDGNTVNMDRERTAFADNSLQYQTGLTLLSGQIKGMNTVLQGQ is encoded by the coding sequence ATGCTTGATAAGCTCGATGACCTGATGCGGTTTCAGCAAGAAGCCCTCAATTTACGCGCGCAGCGCCAGAACATCATCGCTGCCAACATTGCCAATGCCGATACCCCAGGCTATCAGGCGCGCGATATCGATTTCTCGGCGGAATTATCCAAAGCGCTGACGCAGGGGCGGGCCAGCGGCGAGACATTATCGCTGACCACCACCTCCAGCCGTCATATTGCCGCGGCCAGCACCACTGAACCCGCAACCGAGCTTCTGTACCGCATTCCCGATCAGCCGGCGATGGACGGCAACACGGTCAATATGGACAGGGAGCGTACGGCTTTTGCGGATAACAGCCTGCAATACCAAACCGGCCTGACCCTGCTGAGCGGTCAGATAAAAGGCATGAATACCGTATTACAGGGGCAATAA
- the flhA gene encoding flagellar biosynthesis protein FlhA, producing MANLAALLRLPTNMNAGQWQILTGPVLILMILSMMVLPLPAFILDLLFTFNIALSIIVLLVAMFTRRTLDFAAFPSLLLFSTLLRLSLNVASTRIILLQGHTGADAAGRVVEAFGHFLVGGNFAIGIVVFIILVVINFTVITKGAGRIAEVGARFVLDGMPGKQMAIDADLNAGLIGEDEAKSRRSEVTQEADFYGSMDGASKFVRGDAIAGILIMVINIVGGLMVGLLQHDMALGQAAQSYTLLTIGDGLVAQIPALVISTAAGVIVTRVGTHQDVGQQMVDQLFNKPQVMLLAAGVLGLLGLVPGMPNLVFLLFTALLLGLAWWLKGRLDAPAPAAAPVARREDSPQLTEASWRDVQLEDPLGIEVGYRLIPMVDALQNGELLGRIRSIRKKFAQEMGFLPPVVHIRDNLEMQPAAYRILLKGVEIGRGEAFPGRWMAINPGNAEGALVGDVTRDPAFGLPALWIDSALKERAQIQGYTVVEASSVVATHLNHLIGKYASDLLGRQETQQLLERVTQEMPKLTEDFIPATLPLTQFQKVLRNLLAENIPIRDMRTIIEVLIEHAPVKKDAADLTQVVRVALGRAITQHYFQDSEEIQVIGLDVTLERVLLQALQNGGGMEPGMADRLLAQAQSAVQRQESLNAPLVLMVAPALRPLLARFLRRALPQLAVLSTQEISDERRLRMTAVIGGLE from the coding sequence ATGGCTAATCTGGCCGCGCTGCTGCGCTTACCTACCAATATGAACGCCGGTCAGTGGCAAATTCTGACGGGACCGGTGTTGATCCTGATGATCTTGTCGATGATGGTTCTGCCGCTGCCGGCGTTCATCCTTGATCTGCTGTTTACCTTCAATATTGCGCTGTCGATCATTGTGCTGCTGGTGGCGATGTTTACCCGCCGCACGCTGGATTTTGCCGCTTTTCCCAGCCTGCTGCTGTTTTCCACCCTGTTGCGCCTGTCGCTGAACGTTGCCTCTACGCGCATTATCCTGCTACAGGGCCATACCGGCGCCGATGCGGCGGGAAGGGTCGTTGAGGCTTTCGGCCATTTCCTGGTCGGCGGCAATTTCGCTATCGGTATCGTGGTGTTCATTATTCTGGTGGTGATCAATTTCACGGTCATTACCAAGGGGGCGGGGCGTATTGCTGAAGTGGGCGCACGCTTTGTGCTCGACGGTATGCCCGGCAAGCAAATGGCCATCGACGCGGATCTCAATGCCGGTCTTATCGGCGAGGACGAGGCGAAAAGCCGCCGCAGCGAGGTGACCCAGGAAGCCGACTTCTATGGTTCCATGGACGGCGCCAGCAAATTTGTGCGCGGCGATGCCATTGCCGGCATTTTGATTATGGTCATCAACATCGTCGGCGGCCTGATGGTCGGACTGTTGCAGCATGATATGGCGCTGGGCCAGGCCGCGCAAAGCTACACCCTGTTGACCATCGGCGACGGCCTGGTGGCGCAAATTCCGGCGCTGGTGATCTCGACCGCCGCCGGCGTGATCGTGACCCGCGTCGGTACCCATCAGGATGTCGGCCAGCAAATGGTCGATCAGCTGTTCAATAAACCGCAGGTGATGCTGCTCGCCGCCGGCGTGCTGGGGCTGTTGGGGCTGGTGCCCGGGATGCCCAATCTGGTGTTTTTGTTGTTTACCGCACTGTTGCTCGGCTTGGCCTGGTGGCTCAAAGGCCGGCTGGACGCGCCGGCGCCGGCGGCCGCACCGGTGGCCCGACGCGAGGACAGCCCGCAGCTGACGGAAGCCAGCTGGCGCGACGTGCAACTGGAAGATCCGCTGGGCATAGAGGTGGGCTACCGGTTAATTCCGATGGTGGACGCGCTGCAAAACGGTGAATTGCTCGGTCGCATTCGCAGTATCCGCAAGAAATTCGCCCAGGAAATGGGTTTTCTGCCGCCGGTGGTGCATATTCGCGATAATTTGGAAATGCAGCCGGCGGCGTACCGCATTCTGCTTAAAGGCGTGGAAATCGGCCGTGGCGAAGCGTTTCCCGGCCGCTGGATGGCAATCAATCCCGGCAATGCGGAAGGCGCCTTGGTCGGCGATGTGACCCGCGACCCGGCCTTCGGCCTGCCGGCGTTGTGGATTGATAGCGCTTTGAAAGAGCGGGCGCAGATTCAGGGCTATACCGTGGTGGAAGCCAGCAGCGTGGTGGCGACCCATCTGAACCACCTGATTGGCAAATACGCCAGCGATCTGTTGGGTCGGCAGGAAACGCAGCAACTGCTGGAACGCGTTACGCAGGAGATGCCCAAGTTGACCGAGGACTTTATCCCGGCCACCCTGCCGCTCACGCAGTTCCAAAAAGTACTGCGCAACCTGCTGGCGGAAAACATCCCCATTCGCGACATGCGCACCATTATCGAAGTGCTGATTGAACATGCGCCGGTGAAAAAAGACGCCGCCGATCTGACCCAAGTGGTTCGCGTCGCGCTGGGCCGCGCCATTACCCAACACTATTTCCAGGACAGCGAAGAAATCCAGGTGATCGGTCTGGATGTCACGTTGGAACGCGTGTTGCTACAGGCGCTGCAAAATGGCGGCGGGATGGAGCCGGGTATGGCGGACAGGCTGCTGGCGCAGGCGCAGTCCGCGGTGCAGCGTCAGGAGAGCCTGAACGCGCCGCTGGTGTTAATGGTGGCGCCGGCGCTGCGGCCGCTGCTGGCGCGCTTTTTACGCCGTGCGCTGCCGCAGTTGGCGGTGCTTTCCACGCAGGAAATTAGCGATGAACGGCGTTTACGCATGACCGCCGTGATTGGCGGTCTGGAATAA
- the flgC gene encoding flagellar basal body rod protein FlgC, giving the protein MGMTSIFAIAGSALNAQSERMNVAASNLANADSVSGPDGQPYRAKQVVFQVAAPAGQVIGGVQVSDVLESTQPDKLVYQPGNPLADDKGYVRMPNVNVVNEMVDSMSASRSYQANIEVLNTAKTLMQKTLTLGQ; this is encoded by the coding sequence ATGGGGATGACCTCAATTTTCGCCATCGCCGGTTCCGCGCTCAATGCGCAGTCCGAGCGCATGAACGTGGCCGCCAGCAATCTGGCCAACGCCGACAGCGTCTCCGGCCCTGACGGCCAGCCCTATCGGGCCAAGCAGGTGGTGTTTCAGGTGGCGGCGCCGGCGGGGCAGGTCATAGGCGGCGTTCAGGTCAGCGATGTTCTCGAGTCGACGCAGCCGGATAAATTGGTGTATCAGCCGGGGAATCCGCTGGCGGATGACAAGGGTTATGTCCGCATGCCCAATGTCAATGTGGTGAATGAAATGGTGGACAGCATGTCCGCGTCGCGCAGCTATCAGGCCAATATTGAAGTGCTGAATACCGCCAAAACATTGATGCAAAAAACGCTGACGCTCGGTCAGTAA
- the flgM gene encoding flagellar biosynthesis anti-sigma factor FlgM — protein sequence MSIESSRPVQSLAPLQNIDGNTVQAQKSKTTASADNQENKSTVSLSDTLDQLQKQDAQDIDVAKVERIKDAIRDGSLTMDSGKIADALISQAQSMLDE from the coding sequence ATGAGTATTGAGAGTAGCCGTCCCGTTCAATCCCTGGCACCGCTGCAAAATATCGACGGCAATACCGTTCAGGCACAGAAAAGCAAGACTACCGCCAGCGCCGACAATCAAGAGAATAAAAGCACCGTTAGCCTGAGCGACACGCTGGATCAGCTGCAAAAACAAGACGCTCAGGATATCGATGTCGCCAAGGTCGAGCGTATCAAAGACGCCATCCGTGACGGCTCCCTCACCATGGATAGCGGTAAAATCGCCGATGCGCTGATTAGCCAGGCGCAATCGATGTTGGATGAATAA
- the flhB gene encoding flagellar biosynthesis protein FlhB, producing MAEESDLEKSEAPTQHRQEKAREEGQIPRSRELTSMLMLLVGCAMLWLDGAYLARQLAAMLAQGLHFDHGLIGNDRQSLSTAAPLLSQTVLALVPLFAGLILVALGAPMLLGGITFNPSLIKFDIKKLNPLSGLKRMFSSQVLAELFKAILKAVVFGCITGGFLWLNWPHMLHLVMEPAVPALGDAMWIITACMLFIIVGLSPIVGFDVFWQLWSHLKKLRMSRQDIRDEFKNQEGDPQVKSRIRQQQRAMARRRMMADVPKADVVITNPTHFAVALRYEDGKRSAPEVLAKGVGEIALRIRAVAAEHRIPQLEAPPLARALYRHSEIGQTIPTALYAAVAEVLAWVYQLRRWQRQGGGMPKKPVDLPVPVALDFDPEKE from the coding sequence ATGGCGGAAGAAAGTGATTTAGAAAAAAGCGAGGCGCCCACACAGCACCGGCAGGAGAAAGCCCGTGAAGAGGGACAGATTCCCCGATCGCGCGAGTTGACCTCGATGTTGATGCTGTTGGTGGGCTGCGCCATGCTCTGGCTGGACGGCGCATACCTTGCCCGTCAACTGGCGGCGATGCTCGCCCAGGGCCTGCATTTTGACCACGGCCTGATTGGCAACGATCGTCAGAGTCTGAGCACTGCGGCGCCGTTGCTCAGCCAGACCGTTCTGGCGCTGGTGCCGTTGTTCGCCGGTTTAATCCTGGTGGCCCTGGGCGCGCCGATGTTGCTGGGCGGGATTACCTTCAATCCGTCGTTAATCAAATTTGATATCAAAAAACTTAATCCGCTCAGTGGACTGAAGCGGATGTTCTCCTCGCAGGTGTTGGCGGAGCTGTTCAAAGCGATATTAAAGGCGGTGGTATTCGGCTGCATCACCGGCGGCTTTTTATGGCTCAATTGGCCGCATATGTTGCATTTGGTCATGGAGCCTGCCGTACCGGCGCTGGGCGATGCCATGTGGATCATCACCGCCTGTATGCTGTTTATCATCGTCGGGCTTAGCCCGATCGTCGGTTTCGACGTATTTTGGCAACTCTGGAGCCACCTGAAAAAATTGCGCATGAGCCGCCAGGACATCCGCGATGAATTTAAAAATCAGGAGGGCGATCCCCAGGTGAAAAGCCGGATCCGCCAGCAGCAGCGGGCCATGGCCCGGCGCCGTATGATGGCCGATGTACCCAAGGCGGATGTGGTGATAACCAACCCCACCCATTTTGCGGTGGCGCTGCGCTATGAGGACGGTAAACGCAGCGCGCCGGAAGTGCTGGCCAAAGGCGTCGGCGAAATTGCTTTGCGTATCCGCGCGGTAGCGGCGGAGCACCGTATTCCGCAGCTGGAGGCGCCGCCGCTCGCCCGCGCGTTGTACCGCCATAGCGAAATAGGCCAGACCATTCCCACCGCGCTGTACGCGGCGGTGGCCGAGGTGCTGGCCTGGGTTTACCAGCTACGACGCTGGCAGCGCCAAGGGGGCGGGATGCCGAAAAAACCCGTCGATTTACCAGTGCCTGTCGCGCTGGATTTTGATCCTGAGAAAGAGTGA
- the cheY gene encoding chemotaxis response regulator CheY, which produces MADKELRFLVVDDFSTMRRIVRNLLKELGFNNVEEAEDGADALVKLKAAPFDFVISDWNMPNMDGLSLLQAIRADGAMAAMPVLMVTAEAKKENIVAAAQAGASGYVVKPFTAATLEEKLSKIFDKLGM; this is translated from the coding sequence ATGGCAGATAAAGAACTCAGGTTTCTGGTGGTGGACGATTTCTCCACCATGCGGCGCATTGTGCGCAACCTTTTAAAGGAATTGGGATTTAATAATGTTGAAGAGGCCGAGGACGGCGCCGATGCGCTGGTCAAGCTAAAAGCGGCGCCGTTTGATTTCGTGATATCCGACTGGAATATGCCCAACATGGATGGATTGTCTTTGCTACAGGCCATCCGCGCCGACGGCGCTATGGCGGCGATGCCGGTGTTAATGGTCACCGCGGAAGCCAAAAAGGAAAATATCGTCGCGGCGGCGCAGGCGGGCGCCAGCGGCTATGTGGTGAAGCCGTTTACCGCGGCAACCCTTGAGGAAAAACTGAGCAAAATCTTCGATAAGCTGGGCATGTAA
- a CDS encoding flagella synthesis protein FlgN, whose protein sequence is MKTLETLLAAMAELLIKLEATLAQEQQLLSAGQVNAPLLHRTTETKDEQLSTLQHMNHQRQLLEQETGLQAPYESDAGLHADWEIILNHTRALQQRNQRNGLLLDVHLKLNQRGLSTMSEQRSLSRMYDPTGHASAQALLGPKFSV, encoded by the coding sequence ATGAAGACGTTGGAAACACTGCTGGCCGCCATGGCCGAATTGCTGATCAAATTGGAGGCGACCCTTGCCCAAGAGCAGCAGTTGTTGAGCGCCGGCCAGGTCAACGCGCCGCTTTTGCACCGCACCACCGAAACCAAAGATGAGCAGCTCAGCACGCTGCAACATATGAATCATCAGCGCCAATTGCTGGAGCAGGAGACGGGATTGCAGGCGCCCTATGAAAGCGATGCCGGTCTTCATGCTGACTGGGAAATTATCCTGAACCACACCCGCGCGCTGCAACAACGCAACCAGCGCAACGGGCTGCTGCTGGATGTGCATCTCAAGTTGAATCAGCGCGGCTTGTCCACCATGAGCGAGCAGCGCAGCTTGAGCAGAATGTACGATCCCACCGGGCATGCCAGCGCGCAGGCGCTGCTCGGTCCCAAGTTCAGCGTGTAA
- a CDS encoding flagellar protein FlhE, whose translation MWWLMGLLAIAPAARAADGAWQGNGTQLILSQRGSSVAGPALRPHNLLPAGAVVTSIAWHIESERPLPSGVRLALCLGERCFFPDGLAGRNLALAGHPAGNPATLRLKWPGRGAVVPPVRLLRYWVLINYRSPGSRAAPGDAAR comes from the coding sequence ATGTGGTGGCTCATGGGGCTGCTGGCGATAGCGCCCGCGGCGCGGGCGGCGGACGGCGCCTGGCAGGGTAACGGCACGCAACTGATACTCAGCCAGCGCGGCAGCAGCGTCGCCGGTCCGGCCCTGCGCCCGCACAATTTACTCCCGGCGGGTGCCGTGGTGACCTCCATCGCCTGGCATATTGAGAGCGAACGACCGTTGCCGTCGGGCGTGCGGCTGGCGCTATGCCTGGGAGAACGGTGTTTCTTTCCCGATGGATTGGCGGGCCGTAACCTGGCGTTGGCGGGGCACCCCGCCGGCAATCCGGCGACGCTGAGGCTGAAATGGCCGGGACGCGGGGCGGTCGTGCCGCCGGTGCGCCTGCTTCGCTATTGGGTATTGATAAATTATCGCAGTCCCGGGTCCCGTGCGGCGCCCGGCGACGCGGCCCGCTGA